The following proteins are encoded in a genomic region of Hirundo rustica isolate bHirRus1 chromosome 15, bHirRus1.pri.v3, whole genome shotgun sequence:
- the PLD6 gene encoding mitochondrial cardiolipin hydrolase — protein sequence MRAAGGAALAALVASAVTAVALAVAAWRRARPVREVLFFPSRPCCIEALLAEAAEPGAPARPCPCPLPSGDTALSRLVRRLLSARRSLDLCLFSFSCPQLARAVQLLHRRGVRVRMVTDAQYMGMYGSQVGRLRHAGIQVRHDQHSGYMHHKFAIVDRRMLITGSLNWTAQAIQSNRENVLVVEDVEYVKAFQDEFERIWEEYNPANYIFFSKKQ from the exons ATGAGGGCTGCGGGGGGCGCGGCGCTGGCGGCGCTGGTGGCGAGCGCCGTGACCGCGGTGGCGCTGGCGGTGGCGGCCTggcggcgggcccggcccgTGCGGGAGGTGCTGTTCTTCCCCTCGCGGCCCTGCTGCATCGAGGCGCTGCTGGCCGAGGCGGCCGAGCCCGGAGCGcccgcccggccctgcccgTGCCCGCTGCCCAGCGGCGACACCGCCCTGAGCCGCCTGGTGCGCCGCCTCCTCTCCGCCCGCCGCTCGCTCGacctctgcctcttctccttctcctgcccgCAGCTCGCCCGCGCCGTGCAGCTCCTGCACCGCCGCGGGGTCCGCGTCCGCATGGTCACGGACGCGCAGTACATGGGGATGTACGGCTCCCAGGTCGGCCGCCTGCGCCACGCGG ggaTCCAGGTGCGCCACGACCAGCACAGCGGGTACATGCATCACAAGTTCGCCATCGTGGACCGGAGGATGCTCATCACAGGCTCCCTCAACTGGACCGCCCAGGCCATCCAGAGCAACCGGGAGAATGTGCTGGTGGTGGAGGACGTCGAGTATGTGAAGGCTTTTCAGGATGAGTTTGAAAGGATTTGGGAAGAGTACAATCCAgccaattacatttttttttccaaaaagcagTGA
- the FLCN gene encoding folliculin, whose product MNAIVALCHFCELHGPRTLFCTEVLHSPLPQGAGSGDISGQNEQAEEEEGGIQMSSRIRSHSPAEGASADSSSPGPKKSDMCEGCRSLAGGHPGYVSHDKETSIKYVSHQHPNHPQLFSIVRQACVRSLSCEVCPGREGPIFFGDEQHGFVFSHTFFIKDSLARGFQRWYSIITIMMDRIYLINSWPFLLGKIRGIIDELQGKALKVFEAEQFGCPQRAQRMNTAFTPFLHQRNGNAARSLTSLTNDENLWACLHTSFAWLLKACGSRLTEKLLEGAPTEDTLVQMEKLADLKEESEGWDGSEEEEKPSSQPDVVEGQELSKSSPEPSLMPDCNSWNVAHRRLSVFRSLRHMRQVLGASAFRMLAWHVLMGNQVIWKARDMDLVQSAFDVLRTMLPVGCVRIIPYSDQYEEAYRCNFLGLSPHVLIPPHILSSEFAVLVEVRAATRSSLYPTLFDDEQSLNKYEFVVTSGSPVAADRVGPTILNKIEAALTNQNLSVDVVDQCLVCLKEEWMNKVKVLFKFTKVDSRPKEDTQKLLSILGAAEEDNVKLLKFWMTGLSKTYKSHLMSTVRSPTSSESRN is encoded by the exons ATGAACGCTATCGTTGCCCTGTGCCATTTCTGTGAGCTCCACGGCCCTCGCACCCTGTTCTGCACCGAGGTCCTGCACTCGCCGCTCCCGCAGGGCGCCGGCAGCGGGGACATCTCCGGGCAGAATGAGcaggcggaggaggaggaaggtgggaTTCAGATGAGCAGCCGCATCCGCTCGCACAGCCCGGCTGAAGGGGCCAGCGCCGactccagcagcccagggccaAAGAAATCAGACATGTGTGAG GGCTGCCGCTCTCTTGCAGGAGGACACCCGGGGTACGTCAGCCACGACAAAGAAACCTCCATCAAGTACGTCAGCCACCAGCACCCAAACCACCCCCAGCTGTTCAGCATCGTGCGCCAGGCCTGCGTCCGCAGCCTCAGCTGTGAG GTCTGCCCAGGACGTGAAGGCCCTATTTTTTTCGGAGATGAACAGCATGGTTTTGTGTTCAGCCACACCTTCTTTATCAAAGACAGCCTGGCACGAGGTTTCCAGCGCTGGTACAGCATCATCACCATCATGATGGACCGGATTTACCTCATCAACTCCTGGCCTTTCTTGTTGGGAAAAATCAGAGGCATCATTGATGAGCTCCAGGGCAAAGCGCTGAAG gtgtttGAGGCAGAGCAGTTTGGGTGCCCCCAGCGTGCGCAGCGCATGAACACGGCCTTCACCCCCTTCCTGCACCAGCGCAACGGGAACGCCGCGCGCTCCCTGACGTCCCTGACCAACGACGAGAACCTCTGGGCCTGCCTGCACACCTCCTTTGCTTG GCTTCTGAAGGCTTGTGGTAGCCGGCTTACAGAGAAGCTTCTGGAGGGAGCTCCCACAGAAGACACCCTCGTTCAGATGGAAAAACTTGCAG ATCTGAAAGAAGAGTCGGAAGGCTGGGACGGCtctgaggaagaagagaaaccTTCTTCCCAGCCAGATGTTGTggaagggcaggagctgtcCAAAAGCTCCCCTGAACCATCTCTGATGCCAGATTGCAACAGCTGGAACGTAGCTCACAGGAGGTTGTCTGTCTTTCGCTCTCTCAGGCACATGAGGCAG gttCTTGGGGCATCAGCATTCCGAATGCTGGCTTGGCATGTTCTGATGGGGAACCAGGTCATCTGGAAAGCTCGGGATATGGATCTTGTCCAGTCTGCCTTTGATGTCCTACGG ACGATGCTGCCCGTCGGGTGTGTGCGGATCATCCCCTACAGTGACCAGTACGAGGAAGCCTATCGCTGCAACTTCCTGGGCCTGAGCCCGCACGTCCTCATCCCGCCCCACATCCTCTCATCTG AGTTTGCAGTCCTGGTGGAAGTCCGTGCTGCCACCCGCTCCAGCCTCTACCCAACCCTGTTTGATGATGAGCAGTCCCTCAACAAGTACGAGTTCGTTGTCACCAGTGGGAGCCCCGTTGCAGCAGATCGAG TTGGCCCAACAATCTTGAACAAGATCGAAGCTGCCCTGACCAACCAGAACCTCTCCGTGGATGTTGTGGATCAGTGCCTTGTTTGCCTGAAGGAGGAGTGGATGAA TAAAGTGAAAGTCCTCTTTAAATTCACTAAAGTGGACAGCAGACCCAAGGAGGATACCCAAAAACTGCTGAGCattctgggagctgcagaggaggacAATGTCAAACTCCTCAAGTTCTGGATGACCGGCCTGAGCAAGACGTACAAATCCCACCTGATGTCGACCGTTCGCAGCCCGACGTCCTCGGAGTCCCGGAATTAA